The Gracilimonas sp. genome includes a region encoding these proteins:
- a CDS encoding heavy metal translocating P-type ATPase, with protein MKATLQIDGMHCAGCANAVDKQLENLGGVKSATVNLATESAIVEYEGEISMDDFAEAVSKAGYTLIRDESDAKPKAEQVEEREQNKYETARNNMIGSWVPTVLMLLWMLPMWIANYMFLGPVGMELGMILLSGFAIFIPGWETIKSAWKSSVNLSPNMDVLIAMGALASLSTGFVKLIHELGYGPDFHSFAMIGGMIMAFHLTGRFIETKAKGSASQAIRKLLTLGAKEASVLRDGEEVKIPIKELQVGDIMLVRPGEKIPTDGEVIEGSSSVDESIATGESMPVEKTEGDEVIGATLNTNSVLKIKATKVGNETFLNQVIKLVEEAQGSKIPIQDFADQVTKVFVPVVLLLAMITLALWLVFPGFFGGIVEWASTFIPWVNPDLGPTALAFYAMIAVLVIACPCALGLATPTALMVGSGLGAENGILIRKGEAIQRMKDVNAIVLDKTGTITKGKPTVTDVVTFGDTSNTDLLKWAASVENNSEHPLARAVVNYAQDKNIELADVANFESFTGKGVQAGVGEKKVGVGTPSLMEKMGVEITPEASSQKQQMEEKAKTAVFVSYDGSLAGLLGIADEIKEDSKQAIEEFKKMGLKTIMLTGDNQKTARAIADQVGIDEVIAEVLPDQKSNEVKKLQEAGEVVAMVGDGINDAPALTLADVGIAIGTGTDVAIESGDIVLVKGDLSAVIRAINLSKKTFKKIKQNLFWAFFYNLIMIPLAFVGWLHPLLAEAAMAFSSINVVFNSRRLGKAKLD; from the coding sequence ATGAAAGCCACACTTCAAATTGATGGTATGCATTGTGCTGGTTGCGCCAATGCCGTAGATAAACAACTCGAAAACCTCGGGGGAGTCAAATCTGCAACCGTTAACCTGGCAACCGAATCTGCTATTGTAGAATATGAGGGCGAAATCAGCATGGATGATTTTGCTGAGGCTGTATCAAAAGCCGGATATACTCTTATCCGGGATGAATCAGATGCGAAACCGAAGGCAGAACAGGTTGAGGAGCGAGAGCAAAATAAATATGAGACAGCCAGGAATAATATGATCGGATCGTGGGTGCCTACGGTCTTAATGTTGCTGTGGATGCTCCCTATGTGGATTGCAAACTATATGTTTTTAGGTCCGGTGGGAATGGAGTTAGGAATGATCCTGCTTTCTGGTTTTGCCATCTTTATTCCGGGATGGGAGACCATTAAAAGTGCCTGGAAGTCATCAGTAAACCTAAGCCCCAATATGGATGTATTGATTGCCATGGGGGCACTTGCTTCCCTTTCAACAGGTTTTGTAAAGCTGATTCATGAGCTCGGCTATGGCCCTGATTTCCACAGTTTTGCTATGATTGGGGGTATGATCATGGCCTTTCACCTGACCGGCCGTTTTATCGAAACCAAAGCAAAGGGAAGTGCTTCACAAGCCATTCGAAAGTTATTGACGCTGGGAGCCAAAGAAGCCTCGGTGCTGAGAGACGGGGAGGAAGTCAAAATTCCAATCAAAGAACTACAGGTTGGTGATATCATGCTTGTTCGGCCGGGAGAGAAGATCCCGACCGATGGAGAAGTGATCGAAGGAAGCAGCAGCGTGGATGAGTCTATCGCTACAGGCGAGTCAATGCCAGTGGAAAAAACTGAAGGAGATGAAGTTATTGGTGCTACCCTCAATACCAATAGTGTACTAAAAATAAAGGCCACAAAAGTAGGGAATGAGACCTTTCTGAATCAGGTAATCAAATTAGTGGAGGAAGCACAGGGGAGTAAAATCCCAATTCAGGATTTTGCCGATCAGGTAACGAAGGTATTTGTTCCGGTTGTTCTTTTACTGGCTATGATAACTCTTGCATTGTGGTTGGTTTTTCCGGGCTTTTTTGGTGGAATCGTAGAATGGGCTTCAACCTTTATTCCATGGGTAAACCCTGATTTAGGGCCCACGGCATTGGCTTTTTATGCGATGATTGCCGTTCTGGTTATAGCATGTCCATGTGCGCTGGGCCTTGCTACACCCACGGCGCTTATGGTCGGTTCTGGTTTAGGGGCTGAAAACGGAATCCTCATCCGAAAAGGAGAAGCCATTCAGCGAATGAAAGATGTGAATGCCATTGTGCTTGACAAGACAGGAACTATTACTAAAGGGAAGCCAACGGTTACGGATGTAGTTACTTTTGGTGATACCAGCAATACAGATTTACTTAAATGGGCCGCTTCCGTTGAAAACAATTCTGAACATCCACTGGCCCGGGCTGTCGTAAATTATGCGCAGGACAAAAATATAGAGCTGGCTGATGTTGCCAATTTTGAATCGTTCACGGGTAAAGGTGTACAGGCCGGGGTAGGTGAAAAGAAAGTAGGCGTGGGAACTCCTTCGCTAATGGAAAAAATGGGCGTGGAAATTACCCCGGAAGCTTCATCTCAAAAACAGCAGATGGAAGAAAAGGCAAAAACGGCCGTATTTGTAAGTTATGATGGCAGTTTAGCAGGCTTGTTAGGAATAGCCGATGAAATTAAAGAGGACAGTAAGCAGGCTATCGAAGAGTTTAAAAAGATGGGGCTTAAAACCATTATGCTGACTGGCGACAATCAAAAAACAGCCCGTGCCATTGCCGATCAGGTGGGCATAGATGAAGTGATCGCCGAAGTGTTGCCCGATCAGAAATCAAATGAGGTTAAAAAACTTCAGGAGGCCGGGGAAGTGGTAGCCATGGTTGGTGATGGTATCAATGATGCTCCGGCGCTGACTCTCGCTGATGTCGGAATTGCCATTGGAACAGGAACAGATGTAGCGATTGAGTCTGGTGATATTGTGTTAGTGAAAGGAGACTTGTCTGCTGTGATCAGGGCGATTAATCTCAGTAAAAAAACGTTCAAAAAGATTAAA
- a CDS encoding heavy-metal-associated domain-containing protein: protein MKKATLNISGMGCSGCANSVESALNSLEGVEFVSVQLDQETAEVSFDDSRVQPADLEKAIDEAGYKMTGIKA, encoded by the coding sequence ATGAAAAAAGCGACATTAAACATATCAGGAATGGGATGCAGCGGCTGTGCCAACAGTGTAGAGTCTGCATTGAATTCTTTAGAAGGCGTAGAGTTTGTATCTGTACAACTTGATCAGGAAACAGCTGAAGTATCTTTTGATGATTCCCGCGTTCAGCCAGCTGACCTTGAGAAAGCTATTGATGAAGCGGGTTATAAAATGACGGGGATAAAGGCATAA
- a CDS encoding prolyl oligopeptidase family serine peptidase, giving the protein MKKLILFTLTLSLFGADLNAQQFPEKLQFKDIFHEPFIPGARPSFSHFSPDGKTIYFNWSDSATSDAEMFSVGLSGKNLQKAADDVVRNYELSPNGNHVLFTRNGDLVLADQNFENQRVIVASKGFDYDPVWSADGSRFAFIQNGDVWVSGVEQAFMKQITNRKEGRPGYNIEHWAGNKLVVSQTDRSDYREVFFPEYADTFVEPGGDERGIPTRIISIAGVDSGDVEIIFTHKGYLDTDVSSSGHYLAIDYLDPPMKKRTITVYHVNTLEARTLFEDQTEGWMYNTNMEFAPATDQLMFQSEQDGWNHIYTINPDGTGFQQHTFGEYDIPWTTWINERTIVMATSEMDPGERQLYKLDIITNLPTKLTAEEGYRRDFELSPDRRYVVYEKTFFNEPFELYAVDTMIPKRETQLTNTVPDSFYEYNWQKEDYVRFTGRDGETRLSMSVLRPAKRNPDGNPVVVFVHGAGSLQNVYKGWSNNYWREYMFHQYLTLQGYYVIEVDYRHSTGYGRKFREDVTNWMGKYETEDIEDGLAFLADNYDKADTSRVGIYGGSYGGFMALYAVGVSPEHFDAAAGLRSVTNWENYYYANPWYTLPRLGTPEDNPENYARSSPVTYADSLRQPVILLHGLIDDNVGFQDAVHYIERLVQSGNEEFEMMMYPTERHSFQDEDAWYDEYRRIYEFFEKHLK; this is encoded by the coding sequence ATGAAAAAACTGATACTTTTTACGCTCACTCTGTCATTATTTGGCGCCGACCTGAACGCTCAGCAGTTTCCTGAGAAACTACAATTCAAAGACATTTTTCACGAACCGTTTATTCCCGGTGCCCGCCCGTCTTTTTCCCACTTCTCCCCTGATGGTAAAACCATTTATTTTAACTGGAGTGATTCTGCTACTTCTGATGCGGAAATGTTCAGTGTAGGACTAAGTGGTAAAAATTTACAAAAAGCCGCAGACGATGTCGTTCGGAACTATGAGCTTTCCCCCAATGGGAATCACGTGCTCTTTACCAGGAATGGAGACCTTGTATTAGCCGATCAGAACTTTGAAAACCAGCGGGTGATCGTAGCTTCCAAAGGCTTTGATTATGATCCGGTTTGGAGTGCCGACGGTTCACGCTTCGCCTTCATTCAGAATGGTGATGTATGGGTATCAGGCGTGGAACAGGCTTTCATGAAACAAATTACCAACCGAAAAGAAGGCCGTCCAGGTTACAATATAGAGCACTGGGCCGGCAACAAATTGGTTGTCAGTCAAACTGATCGATCAGATTACAGAGAAGTCTTTTTTCCCGAATATGCTGATACTTTTGTTGAACCCGGAGGAGATGAACGTGGTATTCCAACCCGGATTATCTCCATTGCCGGCGTTGACTCTGGTGATGTTGAAATCATCTTTACCCATAAAGGCTATTTAGATACGGATGTAAGTTCTTCCGGGCATTATCTCGCTATTGATTACCTCGATCCTCCCATGAAGAAGCGAACCATCACGGTTTACCATGTGAACACCCTTGAAGCCCGAACTCTTTTTGAAGACCAAACCGAAGGCTGGATGTATAATACCAATATGGAGTTCGCTCCGGCTACCGACCAGCTAATGTTTCAGAGCGAGCAGGATGGATGGAATCATATTTATACCATCAATCCGGATGGAACAGGCTTTCAGCAACACACCTTTGGTGAATATGATATTCCCTGGACGACCTGGATCAATGAACGAACCATTGTGATGGCTACTTCGGAAATGGACCCGGGCGAGCGACAGCTTTACAAACTCGATATCATCACCAACCTGCCCACAAAATTGACTGCCGAAGAAGGATATCGGCGCGATTTTGAGCTCAGTCCCGACCGAAGATACGTTGTGTATGAAAAAACATTCTTCAATGAGCCTTTTGAGTTATACGCTGTGGATACTATGATTCCCAAAAGAGAAACACAGCTCACAAATACAGTTCCTGATTCGTTCTATGAGTATAACTGGCAAAAAGAAGATTACGTACGTTTTACCGGACGCGATGGTGAAACACGCCTATCGATGTCAGTACTTCGTCCGGCTAAACGAAATCCGGACGGAAATCCCGTTGTCGTTTTTGTGCATGGCGCAGGCTCTCTTCAGAATGTTTATAAAGGCTGGTCTAATAATTATTGGCGGGAATACATGTTTCACCAGTACTTAACACTTCAGGGTTACTATGTGATTGAAGTTGATTACCGGCACAGTACCGGCTATGGACGCAAGTTCAGGGAAGACGTCACCAACTGGATGGGCAAATATGAAACCGAGGATATCGAAGACGGATTGGCTTTCCTCGCCGATAATTATGACAAAGCCGATACCTCACGTGTAGGTATTTATGGCGGTAGCTATGGAGGCTTCATGGCACTTTATGCTGTAGGTGTTTCACCCGAGCATTTTGATGCAGCAGCCGGGCTTCGTTCGGTCACCAACTGGGAAAATTATTATTATGCTAATCCCTGGTACACGCTCCCCCGTCTGGGTACACCCGAGGACAATCCCGAGAATTACGCCCGAAGTTCCCCCGTTACTTATGCCGACTCTCTCAGGCAGCCGGTTATTCTATTGCACGGCTTGATTGACGACAATGTTGGTTTTCAGGATGCGGTTCACTACATAGAGCGCCTTGTTCAATCGGGAAATGAAGAATTTGAAATGATGATGTACCCCACTGAACGACACAGCTTTCAGGATGAAGATGCATGGTATGATGAATACCGCCGTATTTATGAGTTTTTTGAGAAGCATTTAAAGTAA
- a CDS encoding MBL fold metallo-hydrolase, translating to MNLFKKLMLLITGLIITVSLFIAIAGWAVSKPGYKGPTSRHFNGTTFENLGDVPSKGFFDVMKWYFQRDQGEWTEIPEDQITFAERPDDNVTSGMKITYVNHSTFLIQTAGVNILTDPVWSDRVSPISFTGPKRFRPPGVRFEDLPPIDLIIISHNHYDHLDIETLKKLNEKFEPRVVVPLGVDIYLNQEGIENTIALDWEEDQPIDSDITIYSVQAQHFSARGLFDRDKTLWSGYVIDTPTGSIYFAGDTGYGDFFTNIGERHPDIKVGLIPIGAYKPRWFMKPMHVNPEEAIQIHKDVGAEISFGMHFGTFPLADDGMKDPENDFAKAIQQSENAGVNFKLLTEGDTFQIQE from the coding sequence ATGAATTTATTTAAGAAATTAATGCTCTTGATTACCGGGCTCATTATCACTGTTTCTTTATTTATCGCTATCGCTGGCTGGGCCGTATCGAAGCCGGGCTATAAGGGACCAACATCGAGGCACTTCAATGGAACTACTTTTGAGAACCTCGGCGACGTTCCCTCAAAGGGTTTTTTTGATGTCATGAAATGGTATTTCCAGCGAGACCAAGGAGAGTGGACTGAGATTCCGGAAGATCAAATCACCTTTGCTGAACGTCCGGATGACAATGTCACCTCCGGGATGAAAATCACCTATGTCAATCACTCCACCTTTCTCATTCAAACAGCCGGAGTAAATATTTTAACCGACCCGGTCTGGAGTGATCGTGTAAGTCCGATCTCGTTTACCGGACCTAAAAGATTTCGTCCACCCGGAGTGCGTTTTGAAGATCTGCCACCCATCGATCTGATTATCATAAGCCATAACCATTATGATCATCTGGATATTGAAACCCTTAAAAAACTAAATGAGAAGTTTGAACCCAGAGTTGTTGTACCACTCGGGGTAGATATTTACCTGAACCAGGAAGGCATTGAAAATACCATTGCATTAGACTGGGAAGAAGATCAGCCCATTGATAGTGATATCACTATATACTCGGTTCAGGCTCAACATTTTTCAGCCCGAGGACTTTTTGACCGCGATAAAACACTGTGGTCGGGTTATGTGATTGATACGCCAACCGGCAGCATATATTTTGCAGGGGATACGGGCTATGGCGACTTTTTTACCAACATCGGAGAACGGCACCCGGACATTAAAGTTGGGTTGATTCCAATTGGTGCCTATAAGCCCCGCTGGTTTATGAAGCCGATGCATGTGAATCCCGAAGAAGCCATCCAAATTCACAAAGACGTTGGCGCCGAGATTTCCTTCGGCATGCATTTCGGAACTTTCCCGCTAGCTGATGACGGTATGAAAGATCCTGAAAATGACTTCGCCAAGGCGATTCAGCAATCAGAAAATGCCGGGGTGAATTTCAAATTACTAACCGAAGGCGATACGTTTCAAATTCAGGAATAG
- a CDS encoding YebC/PmpR family DNA-binding transcriptional regulator, which yields MGRIFEVRKAAKFARWDRMAKQFSRVGKEIVIAVKSGGPDPETNPALRRAIQNGRGINMPKDNIDRAIKRAMGKDATHYDEVLYEGYAPHGVAVLVESATDNTTRTVGNVRPIFTKSGGNLGNAGSVAFQFNKVGSFKVKPGDFDEEELELQLIDFGLTEMGESEDDEGERILVIRCEFVEFGNMQHALEEMNIEPLSAETDWIPLTTVSLDEEEADEVLKLIDKLEQDEDVQRVFHNLA from the coding sequence ATGGGTAGAATTTTTGAAGTCCGGAAAGCCGCAAAATTTGCGCGATGGGATCGCATGGCGAAGCAATTTTCGCGTGTTGGCAAAGAAATCGTAATTGCGGTAAAATCTGGCGGACCTGATCCTGAGACAAACCCTGCCTTACGCCGTGCCATTCAAAATGGGCGGGGCATCAATATGCCCAAAGATAACATTGACCGTGCAATCAAGCGGGCAATGGGTAAGGATGCAACTCACTACGACGAAGTTTTATATGAGGGATATGCACCCCATGGTGTCGCGGTTTTGGTTGAATCTGCCACAGATAACACAACCCGTACGGTTGGAAATGTACGCCCTATCTTTACAAAATCAGGCGGTAACCTTGGGAACGCGGGAAGCGTTGCATTTCAGTTTAACAAAGTAGGTTCGTTTAAAGTAAAACCTGGTGACTTTGATGAGGAGGAACTGGAGCTTCAGTTAATTGACTTTGGCCTGACAGAAATGGGAGAATCTGAAGATGACGAAGGCGAACGAATACTGGTTATCCGCTGTGAGTTTGTTGAGTTCGGAAATATGCAGCATGCCCTGGAAGAAATGAACATTGAACCCCTGAGTGCAGAAACTGACTGGATTCCACTTACTACTGTTTCTTTAGATGAAGAAGAGGCGGACGAAGTTTTGAAACTGATTGATAAGCTGGAGCAGGACGAAGACGTACAAAGAGTATTCCACAACCTGGCTTAG